The following proteins are encoded in a genomic region of Cryptomeria japonica chromosome 11, Sugi_1.0, whole genome shotgun sequence:
- the LOC131859807 gene encoding NADH dehydrogenase [ubiquinone] 1 beta subcomplex subunit 7, with translation MAEEIPPKQQIATQEEMMKARVPLGYRDQCAHLLIPLNECRVKEFYLPWKCEHDRHTYEKCEYELFMERVRKMQKIRKEAKLLGRDPMELLAERAAT, from the coding sequence ATGGCGGAAGAAATTCCCCCGAAGCAGCAGATTGCTACGCAGGAAGAGATGATGAAAGCGCGTGTGCCGTTGGGATACAGAGATCAGTGTGCGCACTTGCTTATTCCTCTGAATGAATGCAGGGTTAAGGAGTTTTATTTGCCATGGAAATGCGAGCACGATAGGCACACTTATGAGAAATGCGAGTATGAGCTGTTCATGGAGCGCGTCAGGAAGATGCAGAAGATTCGGAAGGAGGCTAAATTGCTCGGCAGGGATCCCATGGAGTTGCTGGCTGAGCGCGCCGCTACATGA